The sequence below is a genomic window from Deltaproteobacteria bacterium GWC2_55_46.
GAGCATAGTAGAGGGGCTCCTGGCGGAGCGCGACAGGGCAGGTTCACTCCTTAAATCCCTCTCTGAATGGGCCGCCGCCCCTTCTATAGACCCGGGCAAGGGGGCAGCCTTGATAAAAGAGATCGACGGGATAAATTCCAAGACCAAGGACGACCTGGTGGAGCTTTTTACCCACATGTCCTTCCAGGACCTCACCGGACAGAAGCTCAAGAAGGTAATAGGATCTCTTGCGGTAGTAGAGAAGAAGCTGCTGGAGATAGCGTTGAGCTTCGGACTTGAGGACAAGGCCTTTGCCATCTCCGAAGAGCCGAAGCAGCAGAAGGAATTGAAGATGAACCAGGACATCGTCGACAAGCTCCTCAAGGAGCTCGGGGCTTAAATCCAAAGGGGGAATGCCATGTCGTTTCCTTTGGACGAGATGGATGACATAATAAACGACTTTCTTACGGAGTCGTCGGAATCGCTCGAGAGCCTCGATCAGAAGTTCGTCGAGCTTGAGAAGAACCCTGGCGACCTGCCGCTCCTTAACGAGATATTCAGGTCGATCCACACCATTAAGGGCGCTGCGGGCTTTCTTGGATTCCAGCAGATGGTCGACGTCACCCATGTGACCGAGGACGTGCTGAACAAGCTCCGGAAATCCGAGATGAGGGTGACCTCCGGCATCACCGACGCCATACTTCAATCGGTCGATCTTATTAAAATACTGCTGAACAACATCCGTGAAAAAAACGGAAGGCAGGAGGACACGGCCCCTCTAACGGGTCTTTTGACTGACATACTCAGCGGCAAGCTGGCAGAAAATGAAAAAGAGGCTCCCCCGGCGGCCGTTACGGCCACTGCCATCGCCGAGGAGGAGCAAAAGCCCCGGAAGATTGAGGAGAATAAGCCCCGGAAGGCTGAGGAGCATAAAGCCCAGAAGGCTGAAGAAGGCGCCGCCGCCTCAAGGGACCAGTCCATAAGGGTCGATATAGACAGGCTCGATACGGTTTTGAACCTCGCCGGAGAGCTGGTGCTTTCCAGGAACAGGCTCATGAAGCTTGGCTCCAGGCTCGGCGGAAGCGGGATCACTTCAGAGCTTGAGACGCATCTGAACGAGGCGATAGCGCAGCTCGACCTCGTCACGTCGGATCTGCAGCTCGGCGTCATGAAGATAAGGATGCAGCCCGTAGCCAAGGTCTTCAATAAATTCCCCAGGATGGTAAGGGACCTCGCGAGGCAGACAGCCAGGGAAGTAGAGCTTGCCGTAAGCGGAGAAGAGACGGAATTGGACAAGACCGTAATAGAAGAGATAGGCGACCCGCTTGTCCACCTCATAAGGAACTCAGTCGACCACGGGATGGAGTCGCCCGAGGAAAGGGTCGCCAATGGTAAGCCCAGGTGCGGTACCATTGGGCTTTCCGCGTATCAGGAAGGCAGGAACATAATCGTCTCGGTCTCTGACGACGGCAAGGGTATGGACCCTGAGGCCATAAAGAGGTCGGCTGTAGAGAAGGGGCTTTTAAGCCAGGATGACGCTGAAAAGCTTTCCGCCAAGGACGCTTTTAACCTCATTTTCCTGCCCGGCTTTTCTACCGCGAGCAAGGTAAGCAACATCTCCGGAAGGGGCGTGGGAATGGACGTGGTCAAGACCAACATCTCAAGGATAAACGGCACGATATCGGTCGATTCAGAGGTGGGCAAGGGCACCAGGATAACCTTCAGGCTGCCGTTGACGCTGGCGATAATCCAGGCCCTCACCGTGGAAGCGGGCGGGGAGATATACGGTATACCTCTTTCCAATGTCGTCGAGAACATCAGGGTGACGGCCAGCGACATAAAGACGATAGAGGGTAAAGAGGTAATAAACATAAGGGACAAGGTATTCCCGGTGGTCCGGCTCGGGAGCCTGGTATCCGGCGGCGCGGTCCCTTCAACGCAATCTGACTGGAAGTATATTGTGATAATAGGGATAGGCGAGAGGAACTTCGGCATACTGGTCGAGAGGCTTCACGGCCAGGAAGAAATAGTGATGAAGTCGATGGGCGAGTATCTTAAAGGGACGGAAGGCATAGCCGGCGCCTGCATAACAGGCGACGGGAACGTGATATTGATACTGGACATGGCAGGGCTGCTCGCTTCCCAAAGCCTTGGCTACGTGCATTGAAGGAGAATCAGTGAAGATAAGGGTCCTTGTAATTGACGATTCCGCCTTCATGAGAAGGGTCATAAGGCAGATGCTCGAGGCGGACCTTGAGATCGAGGTCGTCGGCGCAGCCAGGGACGGAGCGGAGGGCGTTGAGATGGCCCTACAGCTCAAGCCAGACGTCGTGACCATGGATATAGAGATGCCCAGGATGAACGGGCTCGAGGCTACCGAGATGCTGATGGAGAGGATGCCGTTGCCCATAATAATGGTCAGCTCGCTTACAAGCGAGGGCGCGAAGGCTACCTTCGAGGCGCTTGACAAGGGGGCAGCCGACTATATTTCCAAGAACCTCGTCACCTCTGCTTTTGACCTCATGAAGATACAGGACGAGCTTGTCGCAAAGATAAAGGCCGTAGCGAAGAGGAAGCCACAATTCGCCACGCTCCGGTCCGAGCAAAAACCGGTTGTTGCCGCTCCAGCTCCACCGCTTCAGAGGAAGGGGTACGCCACTCTCAAGATGGCCTTTGTGGCCATAGGGGCTTCAACAGGTGGGCCGAGGGCGGTCCAGTCGATACTCACCAACCTTCCGGGCGGCATGGATACGTCCTTTCTTGTGTCGATACATATGCCCAAGGCCTTTACCGGGCCGTTTGCCGAAAGGCTTAACGGCATCTGCAAGATCCCCGTCAAGGAGGCCCAGAATGGGGAGCCGATAGGCGCCGGGAAGGTATTCCTCTCTCCGGGCGGGATGCAGACCAAGGTCAGGAAGAAAGGCGTCACCGGGCTCGCCTTCGAGATAGACGAAGAGCCGAAGAGCGCTCTCTACAAGCCTTGCATCGATATTTGCATGACCTCTGTAGCTGACAGCTACCCGGGGAGGGCGCTTGGTGTCATCCTTACCGGCATGGGCCACGACGGCATGGAGGGGATGAGGCACATAAAGGAGAAGGGCGGAAAGACACTTGCCCAGAACGAGCAGACGTGCACCGTCTATGGCATGCCCAAGTCGGTCATCGAGGCGGGCCTGGCCGACAAGGTAGCGCCTCTGGAACTGATAGCGGCTGAAATAGTGAACATGATCTGAACCGGAGACCCTCGCTTATATGGATATATTGACAATATTAGGCATCGTCATTGGGTTTGGCGCGATCCTTGGGGGGCAGGTCCTCGAAGGCGGGTCTATAGAATCCATCATGCAGGCGACCGCGGCCATCATCGTCTTCGGCGGCACTTTGGGCGCGGTCATGGTCAACTACCCCATGCACGTGGTCTCGCTCGCCATCAAGAACGCGAAGTTCGTCCTCTTGAGCCAGAACTCCGACCCAAATAAGACGATAAAGCTCCTGGCTGAACTTGCCGGGGTGGCGAGGAAGGACGGCCTGCTCGCGCTGGAGAACAGCATAAAGAAGGTCCAGGACCCGTTCCTCCGGAAAGGGCTCCAGCTTGTAGTCGACGGCACTGAGCCGAAGCTCACCCGTGAGATACTCGAGATCGAGATAGAGCATAAGGAAGAGTATAACCTCACCTCGGCCAAGGTATTTGAGTCCGCCGGAGGGTATTCGCCTACGATAGGCATACTCGGCGCGGTCATGGGGCTCATTCACGTGATGGAGAACCTCTCTGACCCGCAGAAGCTTGGCGCCGGCATAGCCGTGGCCTTCGTTGCCACTATCTACGGCGTAGGCGCGGCGAACCTTGTCTACCTTCCTCTCGCCGGGAAGATGAAGTTGAGGATAAGGGAAGAGGTCATCATGCAGGATATGATAATCGAAGGCCTCATCGCGCTCTCGGAAGGCGAGAACCCGAGAAGGGTCGAAGAGAAGCTTGTAGGCTTCCTGAGGGACTCGCAGAAGAAAAAATAACGGGCCTGTTGGCTCCGCTTTTTATTTCGCAGGGGTTATATGGCAAGAAAAAAACGGCATGAGGAGCATGAGAACCACGAGCGCTGGCTGGTATCATATGCGGATTTCATCACGCTCCTCTTTGCCTTCTTCGTCAGCATGTACGCCATCTCATCGGTAAACGAGGGAAAGTTCAGGATATTGAGCGAATCGCTTGCCATAGCCTTCAACCCCTCTCTTTACACCTCTACGAGAAAGCCCGAGGGGCCGCGGTTCGTAAGGGAGGAGCGCTCCCACATGTCTGATGAGTTCAATGACATGTTCAATAACAACTATGAGAAGGTACGGACAGCCCTCGAGGACCTTGAACAGGACAAAAAGCTCACTCTCATCAAGGACGAGCAGAAGATAACGATAAGGATATCCGAGAGCATGCTCTTCACCCCTGGAACGGACGTCCTTCTCCATGAGGGGCTCGCCGTGATGGACGAGGTGGCAAGGGCGCTTGCCGAGCTGCCGAACAGCATAAGGATAGAGGGGCATACCGACAACATCCCGATCTCGACCGAGCGCTTTCCTTCCAACTGGGACCTCTCTACCGGCAGGTCGCTCCGGATACTCAAGTACTTCATAGACCATCACAGGTTCGATCCGAGAAAGCTTTCGGCGCTTGGCTTTGGCGAGTACAGGCCCATCGACACCAACGACACCCCTTCCGGCAGGATGAAGAACAGGAGGGTAGACATAATGGTGCTGAACCCGGAAATGAACGCGAGATAGCTGGCGGACTAAATAAATTCAAGTTCAAGGGCGTAACGTCCGAATATTTAAACATAGCTTAGGGCGTGGCGGCCAAAGGAGGCTTTTGAGATGGACCCGAAAAAGGAACTCGACTTGAGGGAAGTCCTGCAGCTTGTGACTTTCAGGCTTGGCAACGAGGAATTCTCGCTCGATATCCTGCGAGTGCAGGAGATCATAAGGCATATGGAGATAACCAGGGTCCCGAAGGCCCCTGACTTCGTCGAGGGCGTGATAAACCTGAGGGGCAAGGTCATCCCTGTGCTCGAGCTCAGGAAAAGGTTCGGCCTTGGCTCCAACGAGAGGACCAACGAGACAAGGATAATAGTCGTCGAGGTCGACGATAAGACTGTCGGGCTCAAGGTGGACGCGGTGTCAGAGGTCTTAAGGCTCCCGGCTGACAGGGTCGAGCCTCCGCCGGCAATAGCCACAGGGGTGGATTCTGATTATATCAAGGGGGTCGGCAAGCTTGACGGCAGGCTCCTTATACTCCTTGATGTGGAAAAAGTGCTTACAAAGAGTGAAAAAGACGCGCTTGGGGCGGTTGCCTGAGCACGCTGTTAATAGACCTGTGTCCAGTTCCAGATAAAAATAGCCTGTTGTTACCCGTTACCGGGCCTCGCCCGGAATGAGAGGAGAGTAAGATGGCTCAGCCAGCAAAAAGCCTTGAGGATGTCCTCAGCAAGTCTCTTGAGCTGCCGGTCCTCCCGGCGACCACACAGAAGGTCCTCGTGATGATGGCCGACCCGGATATATCCATAGAGAAGATCAAGAGGCTCATAAGCGCTGACCCTGGACTTACCACCAAACTGCTGAAGGTGGCAAACTCGGCCTTTTACGGGAGCTACAGGAATATACAGAACCTCACGCAGGCGATACTGAGGCTCGGCCTCAACTCGGTGAGGAACATAGTGGTGGCCACATCCATGAAGAACGTCTACAAGAGGTTCGGGCTCACCGAGAAGCTTATCTGGGAGCAGATGTTGGGCTCGGCCCTGGCCGCTAACGTGATAGCGAAGCAGACCAGGAGCTCTGACCCTGAGGACGCCTTCATAGGCGGGCTGCTGCATGATGTGGGAAAGGTCGTCCTCAACAACGAGTTCCCTGACAAGTTCGCCATGGTGATGCAGAGGGTCTACAATGACTCCATCCCCTTTGATGTGGCCGAAAGGGAGTACTTCGATTTCTCCCAGAGAGAGGTCGGCGCCTTTATCGTCAAAAAGTGGGGCTTCCCGGAGACCCTTGAATCTCTTATACGCTCTTTCGACGACCCGGAGGCGCTGTCAAAGGAGAAGTACCTCTCGAACCTTGGCAATGCCATAACCCTGGCTGACAGGATGTGCCAAAAGTTTGGCATGGGATGGAGGAAACCTGGCGGTGATGAGGTCTCTTACGGTAATCTGCCGGAGTCCCTTGGCATAACCGGCGGCAAGTTAGATGAGCTTGCCGAGAAGGTGAAACTATCGCTTGCCCAGAGCGAAGATTTCCACTGACCCGTTTTTCTTATAGATTTTCATCCTTTCAGGGGCCTTAAAGGCCCCTTCTTCATTTCCTCTCTCACTTTCCATCTATATCCCTCATCTACTGCAGGCACAGGGCACGTCTTTTGCAACTACATGAACCCCGAGATGCTTTTGACACAACTCCGTACTGGGAGGTCTGGATATGTTCTTTTGGGGCGCTGTTCTTTGTGGCATCAATATCGCTTTCATGTGCGGGATATTCTATATCGTTCTTTTCAGGAGAGGGGCCATGAGGCAGCCTTTCAGTCATACCGCCGGCGATGCCCTTTTGAAGGAGCTTAAAAATGAGCTTTCAGAGGTGCGAAAGGCCTCCTTCAGGCTTGGCGCCGATATTGAACGGTACGGCAAGGGTTTGAACGAAAGGCAGGCGGCGATCGAGGATATGATAAGAAAGGCTCAGGCCGTAAGCGCCAAGCCGAGCCGCGATGACGGGGGCGAGGACGTATACACCAGGGCCCTCAATATGTACAGGTCAGGGATACCAGCGGGCGAGGTGGCCAGAAGGCTGGGGCTGCTTACCGGCGAGGCCGACCTGCTCTCCGCGCTTAAAAGGATGTAGTGGGAAAAAAAGTCCATGAACGGGAAAAAACGTTCATCATGGCCATAGGGCAAAGGGCTTTTTCAGCAAGCGTTGACAGGTTTTCGGTCTTGGCACGGCTGTTGCAACTGTTGCAATTTGAAGCCATTGCCGTGTAAAGGAGGTCCTCGATGGACAAGGGAATATTCGTTGCGCTCTCAGGAGCCGTCATGCAGGAAAGAAGGATGGAGGCCCTCACAGATAACCTCGCCAACGTAAATACCGCAGGGTTCAAGGCGCAGAGGCCATTGTTTGAGGACGCGATAACCGATATCTTCCGGGTAAGGACATTCGGAAAACTTGATGAACTTACGATCGACATGGGGCAGGGGCACGCGCAGAGGACCGAGCGGAAGTTGGATGTCGCCATAAATGGCGACGGTTTTTTTGTCGTGGAAACGCCTTCCGGTATGAGGTACACGCGGGACGGGAGCTTCACCCTGAATAACGAAGGCAACCTCGTCACCATGGAAGGGTATCCCGTGATGGGAGACGGCGGCAGGATAAAGCTTTCTACGCCTGAGGTGCTGATAGACGGAGCCGGCGCGATACACGTTAACGGTGCGGTTGCCGCGAAGCTTAAGCTCGCCTCATTCATCGACACGGCTGCCCTTAGAAGGGAAGGCGGATTTTTCGCGCCGCTCCCGGGCGCGAAGGAGACCCCGGCGAGCCCCAATACCCAGGTAGAGCAGGGATATATAGAGGCCTCCAACGTGAACGCCGTGAGGGCCATGACGACCATGATAGAGGCCATGAGGTCATACGAGACCAATACGAAGCTTATCCAGAGCATGGACGACATGACAAGGAAGGCCATAGAGGAAGTTGGCAGGACTTAATCAAAGGAGGGTATGAAATATGATAAGGGCTTTGTGGACCGCCTCTACCGGTATGGAGGCGCAGCAGATGAATATAGACATAATCGCGCATAACCTCGCCAACGTCAACACGACAGGCTTCAAGAAGAGCAGGGTGGACTACCAGGACCTTCTCTATCAGGAGATAAAATCAGCCGGAGCCTCTTCGTCCCCCTCGACCATGGTCCCTACCGGCATACAGATAGGCCAAGGCGTCAGGACGGTATCGACAGAGAAGATATTCAATCAGGGCAACTTCAAGCAGAGCGGCAACCCTCTTGACATCGCGATAGAAGGCGAGGGCTTTTTCCAGATATCCAGGCCCGACGGCCAGACAGCCTACACAAGGACCGGCGAGTTCAAGGTCGACAGCGAAGGCCGCCTCGTCACCTCCGACGGCTATATGATAGAGCCTCAGATAACGATACCCTCTGACGCGCTCGCGATCACGATAAGCGCGGACGGCATAGTGTCGGTCAAGCAGCCTGGCATAGCAGCGCCCACGCAGGTCGGGAACCTCGAGCTTGCGAGGTTCATAAACCCGTCCGGCCTTCAGCCGGTCGGAAGGAACCTCTATACTGAGAGCGCGGCCTCTGGTGTTGCCACGGTTGCCGCTCCGGGGACCGACGGGCTCGGTACGCTTGCCCAGGGCTTCCTTGAGATGTCCAACGTGAGCGTGGTCGAGGAGATGGTATCAATGATAGCGGCGCAGAGGGCTTACGAGATAAACTCGAAGTCCATCCAGACGACCGACGAGATGCTCCAGACCGCAAACTCGATGAAGAGGTAACCGATGTCGCTCCTTCGCTTTTATATGATAGCCCTCTTCTCGCTCCTCGTCCTTCTTCCAGTACAGTCGGAAGCGGCTACTGACGCGGTCTCCTTTATCAAAAGGGAGCTTTTGAACGGGCTGCCATGGGACAAGGGATCGGTTGAGATAGACGAGGTGGAGACACCAGGGCTCGATCCCGCCCAATACGATTCTTTAAGGCTCGACTTGCCCAGGAGGATCACCTCTCCAGGCAGGATATCGTTTTCGCTGGAGCTGCGTTCAAAAGGCCGGGAGGCGAAGACCATTTGGGGAAGGGCGAGGGTCAGGGTCTTCACGGAAGCTGTCGTCGCGCTTAAAGCTTTAAAGGGCAGGACAAAGATCGCCGCCTCTGACCTTAATGTCGCCAGGGTCGAGCTGGAGGAGGCAAGGGATGCCTTCTCGACTATTGAAGATGCTGTTGGCCAGGTGGTGCTCCGGCCGATAGCCGCCGGGAGCGTTCTGCAAAAGGATTATGTAAGGCCTGAGGTCATTGTGAAGCGTGGAGAGCGTGTGGCCATCAGGGTAGAGAGCGGCAATATCATGATAAGATCCGCCGGTGTCGCGTCTGAGGACGGGTACAGGGGAGGGACGGTCGCCGTAAAGACCGCCTCCGGGAAAGAGGTGCTCGGTACCGTAGCCGGGCCGGGCGAGATAATCATCAACTTCTGAGACGGTGCCATGAAAAAATTGATAATCATACTCGCGGCAGCTGCCGTGGCCGGATGCGCGGCGCCCCAGATAAAAAAGATCGATACCGCGTCCATTCCCGTTAAAAGCGGCACGGTGCCATCAACGACCGGCTCCATCTGGCCGGGTGAGACATCGAGGAACGCCCTCTTTCAGGACCTGAGGGCTAAAAACGTCGGCGACATAGTCACGGTCCGTGTCTCCGAGAAGACGAGCGCGATAAAGGAGGCGAGCACCTCGACGTCGCGCTCTTCGACCAACGACATAGCCGTCTCCAAGCTCTTCGGCCTGCCGTTGAACCTGGGGATGAGAAACTTCTTGAACCAGGGTCAGCCCTTCAGCCCGGAGATAGAATCGAGCTATGAAGCTGACTTTGACGGAGCAGGCACCACAAAAAGGAGCGGAGAGCTCAGCGCCGTCATAGCCACAAGGATAGTAGAGGTGCTTTCCAACGGGAACCTCGTGTTGGAGGGGCGCAAGGATACCATAGTAAACAACGAACAGCAGTTCATAGTCCTAAGCGGCATAGCGAGGCCCGAGGATATAAACGAGGAGAACGTAATCTCCTCCATGCTCCTGTCGGACGCGAAGATAGAGTACTCGGGCAGGGGCGTTATAGACGATGAGCAGTCTCCGGGCTGGCTCAGGAGGATACTCGACAATGTCTGGCCTTTTTAAGATCTTATACATAGCGGTCTCATTCCTCTTTTTTTCCGCTTATGACGCCGGCGCGGCGAGGATAAAGGACATCGCCTTCATTGATGGGGTAAGGCCAAACCAGCTTGTGGGCTACGGGCTTGTAGTCGGACTCAGCGGCACAGGGGATAAATCGAGCGCTGTCTATACGACACAGTCGATAGCGAACATGCTCAACAAGATGGGGCTCAAGTTCGACCCCAAGGCCATCAAGGTCAAGAACACGGCCGCGGTGCTTGTCACAGCCGAACTGCAGGCCTTCTCCAAACCCGGCTCCGAGATCGACGTGGTGATCTCATCTATCGGGGATGCTACAAGCCTTCAGGGCGGGACCCTCATAGCGACCCCTTTGAAGGGGCACGACGGCTCTGTATATGCCGTCGCGCAGGGGCCGCTTGCGCTGGCCGGGTTTTCTGCCGGAAGCGATACCGTAAAGGTGTCGAAGAACCACCAGACCGCCGCCAAGATACCCGGTGGCGCCATAATCGAAAAAGAGATAGCTCTGGACATAGCCAACAGGCAGGAGCTTTATCTGTCGCTCCGTAATCCCGATTTTACGACAGCCGAAAGGGTCGCCAGGTCCGTGAACGACTACCTGGGCTTACGCGGGGTAGCCACGGCCGTGGACGCCGGCAGGATAAGGCTCCTTGTGCCTGAGCAGTTCAGGAACGTGGTCGTGTTCATCTCGAAGGTCGAGGGTATAGACGTAAGCCCTGACGCCGTCACGAGGGTAGTCGTGAACGAGAGGACCGGCACGGTCGTGATGGGCGAACACGTAAGGATATCGAAGGTCGCCGTATCTCACGGCGACATCTCGATAGAGATAAAGACGCAGTACGCCATATCCCAGCCGCCCCCACTGTCCAAAAAGGGCGAAACGGTGGTAGTACCTTACGACAATATGGAAGTAGAAGAGCAGAAGTCCCGCCTCATCGTCCTGCCGGAGAGCGTAACACTCGGCGAGGTGGTGAGGGCCCTTAACCTGGTAGGCGTTACACCAAGGGACCTTGTGGCGATACTTCAGGCCATTAAGGCATCCGGCGCATTGCAGGCCGAACTCGAGATAATATAGTAAACCGCAGGAGAGAAAGCATGGGCGCGAAGATATTTGGAGAAGAGCTTGCTATACAGAAATCATCGGAGATACCCAAGGAATGCAAGCGGTACATATCTCACCACGTGAGGAACGGTCTTGTATCGATTATGGGCGCCGCGATGAGGCTCAAGGACGAACCGGGGGCCCTCGATGATCTCGAGTGCTGCATAAAGCATATCGCTGTCGACCTTGAAAAGGTCGGCCTTTAAGGGAGCCTATGAACAGTATCGGGCCGATAACGCCAGGCAGGACTGATGAGTTAAAGTCCCTTGCCAGGGATAACCCGGCAGAGCTTAAGAAGGCGGTTGCCGACTTCGAGGCCCTGTTCATAAACCAGATGCTCAAGACCATGCGCGAGACTATAGATAAAAATGAGCTTTTTCATGGCGGCAGCGGTGAGGAGATATATACATCTCTTCTCGATACAGAGCTTTCAAAGGACATGGCGCGCGCAGGCGGCATAGGGCTTGGAGAGATGCTCCTGAGGGAGCTTTCAAAGGTGGAGAGCGCGGTAGAGGGCGAAACAATTAAAACAGAGCTGCCTCCGAGGCTCCCGGCTGTAACGCCCCTCAGGTCCGTAGCGCCTGAGCCCATCAAAGCCGTACCATCCGCGCCTCAAAGACAGGTCCAGGAGCCAAAGGCGCTCTCAGGCGAGGCAGAGCCTTTCATATTCCCGTTAAAGGACGCCAAAAGGGTCAGCTCTGAATTTGGCAGGAGGGTAGATCCATTCAGCGGCGAAGTAAGGTTCCACCACGGCCTCGACATAGCAGCGAGGCAGGGGACGCCTGTCTACCCCGCTGCCCCCGGCAGGGTAATATTCAGTGGACTTAAGGGAGGCTACGGCAATATGATCGAGGTACTCCATGACAACGGGTACGTCACAAGGTATGGTCATAACTCAAAAAATATTGTAAAACAAGGGGATATGGTAATACCTTCAGAACCTATGGCATATGTCGGCTCTACAGGCAGGTCAACAGGGCCGCACCTGCACTTCGAGGTCTTGAGGCAGGGGACTGCCATAGACCCGAAGAGCATATACGGTTAAGAGGGGGTTGGTGCTGGATTGTCCGGAAATTTGACGCTAAGAGGGCGCGCTCTCCTAAAGTTTTTTAAAAAGATCGCCGATATGACTGGTAAGAGACCGGATATCCGGCACTTTAGGAGGGTTCAATGAAGATCGGCGGTAAAAAGCCAGGCGGCGTAGGAACTGACAATTTTGTAAAGAAGACCGGTGAGGGCGGGGGGAACGTAAAGAAAAATGATGCCCCCGGGGGGAACCCATCAGGCGACAGCGTTGATATATCGTCCAAGGCGAGGGA
It includes:
- the flgI gene encoding flagellar biosynthesis protein FlgA (part of the basal body which consists of four rings L, P, S, and M mounted on a central rod; Bradyrhizobium has one thick flagellum and several thin flagella; the Bradyrhizobium protein in this cluster is associated with the thin flagella); its protein translation is MSGLFKILYIAVSFLFFSAYDAGAARIKDIAFIDGVRPNQLVGYGLVVGLSGTGDKSSAVYTTQSIANMLNKMGLKFDPKAIKVKNTAAVLVTAELQAFSKPGSEIDVVISSIGDATSLQGGTLIATPLKGHDGSVYAVAQGPLALAGFSAGSDTVKVSKNHQTAAKIPGGAIIEKEIALDIANRQELYLSLRNPDFTTAERVARSVNDYLGLRGVATAVDAGRIRLLVPEQFRNVVVFISKVEGIDVSPDAVTRVVVNERTGTVVMGEHVRISKVAVSHGDISIEIKTQYAISQPPPLSKKGETVVVPYDNMEVEEQKSRLIVLPESVTLGEVVRALNLVGVTPRDLVAILQAIKASGALQAELEII
- a CDS encoding flagellar motor protein MotA, which produces MDILTILGIVIGFGAILGGQVLEGGSIESIMQATAAIIVFGGTLGAVMVNYPMHVVSLAIKNAKFVLLSQNSDPNKTIKLLAELAGVARKDGLLALENSIKKVQDPFLRKGLQLVVDGTEPKLTREILEIEIEHKEEYNLTSAKVFESAGGYSPTIGILGAVMGLIHVMENLSDPQKLGAGIAVAFVATIYGVGAANLVYLPLAGKMKLRIREEVIMQDMIIEGLIALSEGENPRRVEEKLVGFLRDSQKKK
- a CDS encoding chemotaxis protein CheW, giving the protein MDPKKELDLREVLQLVTFRLGNEEFSLDILRVQEIIRHMEITRVPKAPDFVEGVINLRGKVIPVLELRKRFGLGSNERTNETRIIVVEVDDKTVGLKVDAVSEVLRLPADRVEPPPAIATGVDSDYIKGVGKLDGRLLILLDVEKVLTKSEKDALGAVA
- a CDS encoding flagellar basal-body rod protein FlgF — translated: MDKGIFVALSGAVMQERRMEALTDNLANVNTAGFKAQRPLFEDAITDIFRVRTFGKLDELTIDMGQGHAQRTERKLDVAINGDGFFVVETPSGMRYTRDGSFTLNNEGNLVTMEGYPVMGDGGRIKLSTPEVLIDGAGAIHVNGAVAAKLKLASFIDTAALRREGGFFAPLPGAKETPASPNTQVEQGYIEASNVNAVRAMTTMIEAMRSYETNTKLIQSMDDMTRKAIEEVGRT
- a CDS encoding flagella basal body P-ring formation protein FlgA, producing MSLLRFYMIALFSLLVLLPVQSEAATDAVSFIKRELLNGLPWDKGSVEIDEVETPGLDPAQYDSLRLDLPRRITSPGRISFSLELRSKGREAKTIWGRARVRVFTEAVVALKALKGRTKIAASDLNVARVELEEARDAFSTIEDAVGQVVLRPIAAGSVLQKDYVRPEVIVKRGERVAIRVESGNIMIRSAGVASEDGYRGGTVAVKTASGKEVLGTVAGPGEIIINF
- a CDS encoding flagellar basal-body rod protein FlgG — translated: MIRALWTASTGMEAQQMNIDIIAHNLANVNTTGFKKSRVDYQDLLYQEIKSAGASSSPSTMVPTGIQIGQGVRTVSTEKIFNQGNFKQSGNPLDIAIEGEGFFQISRPDGQTAYTRTGEFKVDSEGRLVTSDGYMIEPQITIPSDALAITISADGIVSVKQPGIAAPTQVGNLELARFINPSGLQPVGRNLYTESAASGVATVAAPGTDGLGTLAQGFLEMSNVSVVEEMVSMIAAQRAYEINSKSIQTTDEMLQTANSMKR